The following coding sequences lie in one Dehalococcoidales bacterium genomic window:
- a CDS encoding ATP-binding protein — protein MRSLSWKLAGALLLIVVISVGLTAYLINVNTTREFNQYVAQGNQKNILGAGAVLSQLYAEAGSWDDVQTWLPDFLRSPNDRLVVADASGIIVGDTDGAWLGSTASSAGLSGGTPITVSGRSAGTLYLAASQGGGQGYMGGGQGGGKGGPSATVAAAATGEQNFLDRFNHSLLITGLIVAAIALIIGLILTRQITRPLKALVNGVRQITRGNLAHRVNIKSHDELHDLGESFNTMAASLGRAEQERKRIIADIAHDLRTPLTVIEGTVTGIQDGVFQPDQERLETIKEQTSLLTRLTSDLRELSLVESGHLKLVLAPTDLADLARRKAAQFEVKAKEKGLEIKTDLPDNLPPVDIDPARIEQVLGNLVTNAIRHTSTGGITIALRRIERDAARRISRPGLVLSVADTGEGIAPEHLPHIFERFYRVEPSRQRGESGSGLGLAIVRQLVQAHGGQVWAESRPGQGSAFYVALPL, from the coding sequence ATGCGCAGCCTTAGCTGGAAGCTGGCCGGCGCCCTGCTGCTCATCGTGGTTATCAGCGTGGGGCTGACGGCCTACCTCATTAATGTCAACACCACCCGCGAGTTCAATCAATACGTGGCGCAGGGCAACCAGAAAAACATCCTGGGCGCGGGGGCGGTATTAAGCCAGCTTTACGCCGAGGCGGGTAGTTGGGACGACGTGCAGACCTGGCTGCCGGACTTCCTCCGCTCCCCTAACGACCGCCTGGTGGTGGCGGACGCCTCCGGCATTATCGTGGGGGACACGGACGGCGCTTGGCTGGGGAGCACGGCAAGCAGCGCGGGATTGAGCGGCGGCACGCCTATCACTGTATCCGGCCGGAGCGCGGGCACGCTTTACCTGGCGGCAAGCCAGGGCGGCGGCCAGGGGTACATGGGCGGGGGACAGGGCGGGGGCAAAGGCGGGCCTTCAGCTACGGTTGCGGCGGCCGCGACGGGAGAGCAAAATTTCCTGGATAGGTTCAACCACTCCCTGCTGATTACGGGACTGATTGTGGCGGCTATAGCCTTGATTATCGGGCTGATACTGACGCGCCAGATAACCCGCCCGCTCAAGGCGCTGGTCAACGGGGTGCGCCAGATAACCCGGGGCAATCTCGCCCACCGGGTGAATATAAAGTCGCACGACGAGCTGCATGACCTGGGGGAGTCCTTCAACACCATGGCCGCCAGCCTGGGCCGGGCGGAACAGGAACGCAAACGCATCATCGCCGATATCGCGCACGACCTGCGCACGCCGCTGACCGTCATCGAGGGCACGGTGACCGGCATCCAGGACGGCGTTTTCCAGCCGGACCAGGAGCGCCTGGAGACCATCAAGGAGCAGACATCACTTTTAACGCGCCTGACCAGTGATTTGCGCGAGCTTTCCCTGGTGGAATCCGGCCATCTCAAGCTGGTATTAGCCCCCACCGATTTGGCCGACCTGGCGCGGCGTAAAGCGGCGCAGTTCGAGGTCAAAGCCAAAGAAAAGGGACTGGAGATAAAGACCGACCTGCCGGACAACCTGCCGCCGGTCGATATCGACCCGGCCCGGATAGAGCAGGTGCTGGGCAACCTGGTAACCAACGCCATCCGTCATACCTCTACCGGCGGCATCACCATAGCGCTGCGGCGAATAGAGCGGGACGCGGCCCGCCGGATAAGCCGTCCCGGCCTGGTGCTCTCTGTAGCCGATACCGGCGAAGGGATAGCCCCGGAGCATTTGCCCCATATCTTCGAGCGCTTCTACCGCGTGGAGCCGTCCCGCCAGAGAGGCGAAAGCGGTTCCGGCCTCGGTCTGGCCATCGTCCGGCAACTGGTACAGGCCCACGGCGGGCAGGTGTGGGCGGAAAGCCGGCCGGGCCAAGGCAGCGCTTTTTACGTGGCCCTGCCTCTATAA
- a CDS encoding MFS transporter → MTDNSPARVNKSIILIISTITAFILPFLVAAVNVALPTMGREFGMEALVMSWVSTSYFLAIAIVQVPFGRLSDIVGRRRLFILGLLVSTGGSFLGVFANSITVLIISRVLQGLGSGMTFNNSVAILSSVFTGKERGKALGISQAGTYLGLSLGPLIGGVMTDRLGWNSIFLLSGCLGVLLIILVWYGIKAEWREAAGEKFDITGTIAYVIAIGIFMYGFSSLPSTTGIILFVIGSAGMVFFVWWESRTPSPIFEISLFRRNRVFILSNLAALVTYLSTFAVTYLLSLYLQYIKNYSAEQAGLVLIVSSVFMTIFTLLSGFISQRYEPRIVATVGMAFNCAALIMLIFLGNDTSTWYIIPALAIYGTGIGLFVSPNTNAIMGSVEPRVLGVASGTLGTMRTAGMILSMGITMILFSVYIGQAEIIEAYYPQFLTSVRVGFTIFSTLCVGGLIAQMVARRSS, encoded by the coding sequence ATGACCGATAACTCCCCCGCCAGGGTCAACAAAAGCATTATCCTGATAATTTCCACCATTACGGCTTTTATCCTGCCGTTCCTGGTAGCCGCGGTGAACGTGGCCCTGCCGACGATGGGACGGGAATTCGGGATGGAAGCGCTGGTGATGAGCTGGGTCAGCACTTCCTATTTCCTGGCTATCGCCATCGTGCAGGTGCCTTTCGGGCGGCTTTCAGATATAGTGGGGCGCCGCCGCCTGTTTATCCTGGGACTGCTGGTCTCCACCGGCGGCTCTTTCCTGGGGGTATTCGCCAACTCCATTACAGTACTGATCATCAGCCGGGTATTGCAGGGGCTGGGCTCCGGCATGACCTTTAACAACAGCGTGGCCATTTTATCCTCCGTTTTCACCGGCAAAGAACGCGGCAAGGCCCTGGGCATCAGCCAGGCGGGCACCTACCTGGGGCTTTCCCTGGGGCCGCTCATCGGCGGGGTGATGACCGACCGCCTGGGCTGGAACAGCATTTTCCTGCTGAGCGGCTGTCTGGGCGTCCTGCTGATAATCCTCGTCTGGTACGGCATCAAGGCCGAGTGGCGGGAGGCGGCGGGGGAAAAGTTCGATATTACCGGCACCATCGCCTACGTGATTGCCATCGGCATATTCATGTACGGCTTTTCCAGCCTGCCCTCCACGACCGGCATCATCCTCTTCGTCATCGGGTCCGCGGGCATGGTATTCTTCGTATGGTGGGAATCCCGCACGCCCAGTCCTATTTTCGAGATTTCCCTGTTCCGGCGCAACCGGGTCTTCATATTGTCCAACCTGGCGGCGCTGGTCACCTACCTTTCCACCTTCGCCGTGACCTACCTGCTGAGCCTGTATCTCCAGTACATCAAAAACTACTCCGCAGAGCAGGCCGGGCTGGTGCTGATAGTTTCCTCCGTTTTCATGACTATCTTTACGCTGCTTTCCGGCTTCATCTCCCAGCGCTACGAGCCGCGGATAGTGGCGACGGTGGGCATGGCTTTTAACTGCGCCGCCCTGATAATGCTGATTTTCCTGGGCAACGATACCTCCACCTGGTACATTATCCCCGCCCTGGCCATCTACGGCACCGGCATCGGTCTGTTCGTTTCCCCCAACACCAACGCCATCATGGGGTCGGTGGAGCCGCGGGTGCTGGGGGTGGCTTCCGGCACGCTGGGGACGATGCGCACCGCCGGCATGATACTGAGCATGGGCATTACCATGATTCTGTTCTCGGTATATATCGGCCAGGCGGAAATCATCGAAGCCTACTACCCGCAGTTCCTGACCAGCGTCCGGGTGGGGTTCACCATTTTCTCCACGCTGTGCGTGGGGGGACTGATAGCGCAGATGGTGGCCCGCCGGTCCAGCTAG
- a CDS encoding type II toxin-antitoxin system HicB family antitoxin, producing the protein MKTRKFPVVITQDEDGYFLAEVPVLTGCFTQGKTKAEALSNIKEVIQLCLEHMAEEGSPIPEKYVLEQVEVVLS; encoded by the coding sequence ATGAAAACGCGGAAATTCCCTGTAGTAATTACACAGGACGAAGACGGATATTTTCTGGCGGAAGTGCCGGTACTGACAGGCTGTTTTACACAAGGGAAAACAAAAGCGGAAGCCCTTTCTAATATCAAAGAAGTCATACAATTGTGTCTTGAACATATGGCTGAAGAGGGCAGTCCGATTCCGGAAAAATATGTGCTGGAGCAGGTCGAGGTTGTTCTTTCATGA
- a CDS encoding cation:proton antiporter translates to MEGLSIGRDLLIVLAVAIAGGMLARWLRLPVILGYLAGGIAAGPFGLGLVHDTDIINTLANIGVILLLFAIGLEFSLKELLSFGKVAVFGGIAQILITAAAGFAIGRVSDVSVTGSIFFGFIIALSSTMVVLKLLMDRGEMDTTHGRILLGILLVQDLSVVPIMVVMPAISGDPGGLWAALGLALAKAVGFIVLMLALGYWGMPWLLKRVAGQRSRELFLLTVVVLCLAAAFGTYYFGLSAAFGAFAAGLLISQSAFARQAFADILPLRDTFAALFFVSLGLLADRQYIFNNAGTIAAVAGLIIAVKFIITTAVTRFFGYGHKTVLMVGTGLINVGEFGFILALLGLQENIFTNDLYNLIIAAAIVTMFLTPFAMSLNSFLYTWLSQKRWFARQLIRNVDPDFRVQTLELSRHAVICGYGDVGGRIAEVLEKQKFTYLVIDLDPTVITKLKAQRVPCIYGDASNPEILSHASLDKARVLICTIPDYVAEELTARNALKINPKLDIVARVHRERDVEHLKGMGVTELVLPYFEGSMEMIRHTLHRFGMSATEIQYILNKIREDRAGVKKE, encoded by the coding sequence GTGGAAGGACTGAGCATCGGGCGCGACCTGCTGATAGTGCTGGCGGTGGCCATCGCCGGGGGCATGCTGGCCCGGTGGCTCCGGCTTCCCGTTATCCTGGGGTACCTGGCGGGGGGCATCGCCGCGGGGCCGTTCGGGCTGGGGCTGGTGCATGACACCGACATCATCAATACCCTGGCCAACATCGGCGTTATCCTGCTGCTTTTCGCCATCGGCCTGGAGTTTTCCCTCAAAGAGCTTTTAAGCTTCGGCAAAGTGGCTGTTTTCGGCGGCATCGCCCAGATACTGATAACGGCGGCGGCGGGTTTCGCCATAGGCCGGGTGAGCGACGTCAGCGTTACCGGGTCGATATTCTTCGGCTTCATTATCGCATTATCCAGCACCATGGTGGTGCTGAAGCTGCTGATGGACCGCGGCGAGATGGACACCACCCACGGGCGCATCTTGCTGGGCATCCTTTTAGTACAGGACCTGAGCGTGGTGCCGATAATGGTGGTGATGCCGGCCATCAGCGGGGACCCGGGCGGGCTGTGGGCGGCGCTGGGGCTAGCCCTGGCCAAGGCGGTGGGGTTCATCGTCCTGATGCTGGCGCTGGGCTACTGGGGCATGCCCTGGCTGCTGAAAAGGGTGGCGGGGCAGCGCTCCCGCGAGCTTTTCCTGCTGACGGTGGTGGTGCTCTGCCTGGCGGCGGCCTTCGGCACCTATTACTTCGGTCTCTCGGCGGCGTTCGGGGCTTTCGCGGCGGGGCTATTGATATCCCAGTCCGCTTTCGCGCGGCAGGCTTTCGCCGATATCCTCCCCCTGCGCGATACCTTCGCCGCGCTGTTTTTCGTCTCCCTGGGGCTGCTGGCCGACCGGCAGTACATCTTCAACAACGCGGGCACCATCGCCGCGGTGGCGGGGCTGATTATCGCGGTCAAATTCATTATCACCACGGCGGTGACGCGATTCTTCGGCTACGGGCACAAGACGGTGCTGATGGTGGGGACGGGGCTGATAAACGTGGGGGAGTTCGGGTTTATCCTGGCTTTGCTGGGACTCCAGGAAAACATCTTCACCAACGATTTATATAACCTCATCATCGCCGCGGCTATCGTGACCATGTTCCTGACGCCTTTCGCCATGAGCCTGAACTCCTTCCTTTATACCTGGCTCAGCCAGAAGCGCTGGTTCGCCCGGCAGCTTATCCGCAACGTCGACCCGGACTTCCGTGTGCAGACCCTGGAGCTATCACGCCACGCCGTTATCTGCGGCTACGGGGACGTGGGGGGGCGCATCGCGGAGGTGCTGGAAAAGCAGAAATTCACCTACCTGGTCATTGACCTCGACCCCACCGTGATAACCAAACTCAAAGCGCAGCGGGTGCCCTGCATCTACGGGGACGCCAGCAATCCGGAAATCCTCTCCCACGCCTCCCTGGACAAGGCGCGCGTGCTTATCTGCACCATACCGGACTACGTGGCGGAGGAGCTGACCGCCCGCAACGCCCTGAAAATCAATCCCAAACTGGATATAGTGGCCCGCGTGCACCGGGAGCGGGACGTGGAACACCTGAAGGGGATGGGGGTGACGGAGCTGGTGCTGCCGTACTTCGAGGGGAGCATGGAAATGATACGGCACACGCTGCACCGCTTCGGGATGAGCGCCACGGAAATACAGTATATATTGAACAAGATACGGGAGGACCGGGCGGGGGTGAAGAAGGAGTAG
- a CDS encoding response regulator transcription factor, with protein MPDGKILVVDDEKRIVEIVKAYLERDAYKVAVAYEGQTALELARRDRPDLIILDLMLPGISGWDVCRALRKESDVPIIMLTARDDTTDKIVGLELGADDYVTKPFDPKELVSRVRAVLRRYENRPDSSPTIRIGDLLIDTGRRAVRRGGATIELTSTEFDLLKALAESPGRVYSRMQLLDKIQGEAYEGYERTVDSHIKNLRKKIEPDPDHPRYIVTMHGVGYKLEERPDAQP; from the coding sequence TTGCCGGACGGTAAAATCCTGGTAGTGGACGACGAAAAAAGAATCGTGGAGATAGTGAAAGCGTACCTGGAAAGAGACGCCTACAAGGTCGCCGTCGCTTACGAGGGCCAGACCGCCCTGGAGCTGGCGCGCCGGGACCGCCCGGACCTTATCATTCTGGATTTGATGCTCCCCGGCATCAGCGGCTGGGACGTCTGCCGCGCTTTAAGGAAAGAATCGGACGTGCCCATCATCATGCTCACCGCCCGGGATGACACCACGGACAAGATAGTGGGGCTGGAGCTGGGCGCCGACGATTACGTTACCAAGCCCTTCGACCCCAAGGAGCTGGTCTCCCGGGTGCGGGCGGTGTTAAGGCGCTATGAAAACCGCCCCGACTCATCCCCAACCATCCGTATCGGGGATTTATTGATAGATACCGGGCGGCGTGCGGTGCGGCGCGGCGGGGCGACCATCGAGCTGACGTCCACCGAGTTCGATTTACTCAAAGCGCTGGCCGAAAGCCCCGGCCGGGTTTACAGCCGGATGCAGCTTTTGGACAAAATCCAGGGCGAGGCCTACGAGGGCTACGAGCGCACCGTCGACAGCCACATCAAGAACCTGCGCAAGAAAATCGAACCCGACCCCGACCATCCGAGATATATCGTAACCATGCACGGCGTCGGCTACAAGCTGGAGGAGAGACCGGATGCGCAGCCTTAG
- a CDS encoding FAD-dependent oxidoreductase: MSDKIQLTIDGQKATAPKGATVLQAARAAGIYIPTLCYHPDLQPYGGCRLCVVEIENMRGLPTACTTPVAEGMKVSTDTPQLQDLRRSIMQLILSEHPNACLTCERRDRCAPNDICLRNVAVNERCVTCPKNKRCEFREVVDYLGITETTLPYHYKNLPVDYAREPLIMRDYNFCILCGRCVQMCADVRGIGAIDFSKRGFDTLVGTAFDKPLQDSGCRFCGACVEVCPTGALTDTAAAFNPEKHWEASAVPCKHACPAGINVPLYVYLIGEGKFQEALAVIREKVPFPGTLGRVCIHPCEEACRRSALNSPISIKFLKRFVADRDYGFWKHHAKKLPSTGKKVAIVGAGPAGLTAGYYLAKAGHTVTVYEQFPKAGGMMRVGIPDYRLPPEVLDKEIDTIKEAGVEVKLNSKIESVDALFSEGYQAVFLAPGAHKGQGLGVEGDNLPGVFDGASFLRDANLGNKVEVGKKVAVIGGGNVAIDSARTALRLGATDVHIIYRRTRAEMPASPEEVEAAIEEKIHLDYLTTHLKVSRKDGKLTLTCSRNALGEPDASGRRRPVPIKGSEFDTEYDVIIGAIGQTPEIPADFKVKTARNSTIQADADTMATSRQGVWAGGDAVTGPASVIEAIAAGRKAASSIDKFMGGSGNIEEKLTKERKIGVCAGMTAADFPVQPRVTMPCLPPEEVVGNFTEVETGLLNDSAIAEGRRCFQCGFRSQITPAPRPPIARLKKTTDVA; this comes from the coding sequence ATGTCCGATAAAATTCAACTTACCATCGACGGCCAAAAGGCGACCGCGCCGAAAGGCGCCACCGTCTTACAGGCCGCCCGCGCCGCCGGTATCTATATCCCCACCCTCTGCTACCACCCGGACCTGCAGCCCTACGGCGGCTGCCGTCTCTGCGTGGTGGAAATAGAGAACATGCGCGGCCTCCCCACCGCCTGCACCACGCCGGTGGCGGAAGGCATGAAAGTGTCCACGGACACCCCGCAGCTCCAGGACTTGAGGCGCTCCATCATGCAGCTTATCCTCTCCGAACACCCCAACGCCTGCCTGACCTGCGAGCGCCGCGACCGCTGCGCCCCCAACGACATCTGCCTGCGGAACGTGGCCGTCAACGAAAGGTGCGTCACCTGTCCCAAGAACAAGCGCTGTGAATTCCGGGAAGTGGTGGACTACCTCGGCATTACGGAGACCACCCTGCCCTACCATTATAAAAACCTGCCCGTGGATTACGCGCGGGAACCGCTCATCATGCGCGACTATAATTTCTGTATCCTTTGCGGGCGCTGCGTGCAGATGTGCGCCGACGTCCGGGGCATCGGGGCGATAGATTTTTCCAAGCGCGGCTTCGATACGCTGGTCGGCACCGCCTTCGATAAGCCCCTCCAGGACTCCGGCTGCCGTTTCTGCGGCGCCTGTGTCGAGGTCTGCCCCACCGGCGCGCTGACGGATACCGCCGCGGCTTTTAATCCGGAAAAGCACTGGGAAGCATCGGCGGTGCCCTGCAAACACGCCTGCCCCGCCGGCATCAACGTCCCGCTTTATGTCTACCTCATCGGCGAGGGCAAGTTCCAGGAAGCCCTGGCCGTTATCCGGGAAAAAGTGCCCTTCCCCGGCACGTTGGGGCGGGTGTGCATCCACCCCTGCGAGGAAGCCTGCCGCCGCAGCGCCCTGAACTCCCCCATTTCCATCAAGTTTTTAAAGCGCTTCGTGGCGGACCGCGACTACGGCTTCTGGAAACACCATGCCAAAAAACTGCCGTCCACCGGCAAGAAAGTAGCTATCGTGGGGGCCGGGCCGGCCGGGCTGACCGCCGGCTACTACCTGGCCAAGGCCGGGCATACCGTAACCGTGTACGAGCAGTTCCCCAAAGCCGGCGGCATGATGCGCGTGGGCATACCGGACTACCGCCTGCCCCCGGAAGTGCTGGATAAAGAAATAGACACCATCAAGGAAGCCGGGGTAGAGGTAAAACTGAACAGCAAAATCGAATCCGTCGACGCCCTTTTCAGCGAAGGCTATCAGGCGGTATTTTTAGCGCCGGGCGCCCATAAGGGGCAGGGACTGGGGGTGGAGGGCGATAACCTCCCCGGCGTTTTTGACGGCGCTTCTTTCCTGCGGGACGCCAACCTGGGGAATAAGGTGGAGGTGGGCAAAAAGGTGGCGGTGATAGGGGGCGGCAACGTGGCTATCGACAGCGCCCGCACGGCTTTAAGGCTGGGCGCGACGGACGTGCACATCATCTACCGCCGCACCCGCGCCGAAATGCCCGCCAGCCCGGAAGAAGTGGAAGCGGCGATAGAAGAGAAGATACACCTCGACTACCTCACCACGCACCTCAAGGTAAGCCGGAAAGACGGCAAGCTCACGCTTACGTGCAGTCGCAACGCGCTGGGGGAGCCTGACGCCAGCGGGCGGCGGCGTCCCGTGCCCATCAAGGGCAGCGAGTTCGATACGGAATACGATGTCATTATCGGCGCCATCGGGCAGACGCCGGAAATACCGGCCGACTTTAAAGTAAAGACGGCGCGGAACAGCACCATCCAGGCCGATGCCGATACGATGGCGACCAGCCGGCAGGGAGTCTGGGCGGGCGGCGACGCCGTTACCGGCCCGGCTTCCGTCATCGAGGCTATTGCCGCCGGCAGAAAAGCCGCCAGCTCCATAGATAAATTCATGGGCGGCAGCGGCAACATCGAAGAGAAACTGACCAAGGAACGCAAGATAGGCGTTTGCGCCGGCATGACCGCCGCGGACTTCCCCGTACAGCCGCGCGTGACCATGCCCTGCCTCCCCCCGGAAGAGGTGGTGGGCAATTTTACCGAGGTGGAAACCGGCCTGCTCAACGACAGCGCCATCGCCGAGGGAAGACGCTGTTTCCAGTGCGGCTTCCGCAGCCAGATAACGCCCGCGCCGCGCCCGCCTATCGCCCGTCTTAAAAAGACCACGGACGTGGCGTAA
- the argS gene encoding arginine--tRNA ligase produces MLKQTITELLTQAILKAQQAGKLPAVTLPEIIIERPSKPEHGDYACSISLKLARAVGMKPLDIARTITGFIDRTPEIADASVAPPGFINFTLKNDWLVRQVDRILRDGDSFGNVELGQGKHIQIEFVSLNPTGPLHVGHGRGAVLGSTLCNVMTAGGYDVVKEYYFNDAGSQMDAFRFSLWARYQQALGKDAEVPKDGYHGAYMADLAAEIIGEEGGRFLDMPEAQGIDELGKIGLAKVLDGTRADLKKLRVDFDVWFSEKTLYEKGQFDKAMKLLRAGGYIAEKEGATWFVSTTLGEDKDNVVIRSTGSPTYFGADIAYHYNKFIERHFEKVINIWGADHMGHVSRMKAVVSALGIDPDRLEIIIHQMVTLRRGGEIVKISKRSGDLVTLRELLDEVGPDACRFFFLSRTADSQMDFDLDLAKKQSADNPVYYVQYAHARIASILKLAQERGVENLAGDVSLLISEPELTLIRKMQLLPEMVETIAQTLEPHHLTYYAQDLATVFHSFYKNCRVVTDDAALTGARLKLVKAAKIVLGRTLRLMGMDAPDSM; encoded by the coding sequence ATGCTCAAGCAGACCATAACTGAATTACTTACCCAGGCCATCCTCAAAGCCCAGCAGGCAGGCAAACTCCCCGCCGTAACCCTCCCCGAGATTATCATCGAGCGCCCGAGCAAGCCGGAGCATGGCGATTACGCGTGCAGTATTTCCCTGAAACTGGCCCGGGCGGTGGGCATGAAGCCGCTGGACATAGCCCGCACTATCACCGGTTTTATCGACCGCACGCCGGAAATAGCGGATGCCAGCGTGGCCCCGCCCGGCTTTATCAACTTCACTTTAAAGAACGACTGGCTGGTGCGCCAGGTTGACCGGATACTCCGGGACGGCGACTCTTTCGGCAATGTTGAGCTGGGTCAGGGCAAGCATATCCAGATAGAGTTCGTCAGCCTTAACCCCACCGGCCCCCTGCACGTGGGGCACGGTCGCGGCGCGGTCCTGGGCAGCACTTTATGTAATGTTATGACCGCCGGCGGCTATGACGTGGTCAAAGAGTACTATTTCAACGATGCCGGCAGCCAGATGGACGCCTTCCGCTTTTCCCTGTGGGCGCGCTACCAGCAGGCGCTGGGCAAAGACGCGGAGGTGCCCAAGGACGGCTACCACGGCGCCTATATGGCGGACCTGGCCGCGGAAATCATCGGCGAGGAAGGCGGGCGCTTCCTGGATATGCCGGAGGCGCAGGGCATCGACGAGCTGGGCAAGATAGGCCTGGCCAAGGTCCTGGACGGCACCCGCGCCGACCTCAAGAAGCTGCGTGTGGACTTCGATGTGTGGTTCAGTGAGAAGACCCTTTACGAGAAGGGGCAGTTCGACAAGGCGATGAAACTGCTGCGCGCGGGCGGCTACATCGCGGAAAAGGAAGGGGCCACCTGGTTCGTTTCCACCACCCTCGGCGAGGACAAGGACAACGTGGTCATCCGCAGCACCGGCTCGCCCACCTACTTCGGGGCGGATATCGCCTACCATTATAATAAGTTCATCGAGCGTCATTTTGAAAAGGTCATCAATATCTGGGGCGCGGACCACATGGGGCACGTTTCCCGCATGAAAGCCGTGGTCAGCGCGCTGGGCATCGACCCCGACCGGCTGGAGATAATCATCCACCAGATGGTTACCCTGCGGCGGGGCGGGGAAATCGTTAAAATATCCAAGCGCAGCGGCGACCTGGTTACTTTACGCGAGCTGCTGGATGAGGTAGGCCCGGACGCCTGCCGCTTTTTCTTCCTCTCCCGCACCGCCGACAGCCAGATGGACTTCGACCTCGACCTGGCGAAAAAGCAGTCGGCGGACAACCCCGTCTACTACGTGCAGTACGCCCACGCGCGCATCGCCAGTATTTTAAAGCTGGCGCAGGAACGCGGGGTGGAAAACCTGGCAGGCGATGTCTCCCTGCTTATCTCCGAGCCGGAGTTGACCCTCATCCGCAAGATGCAGCTTTTGCCGGAAATGGTGGAAACCATCGCCCAGACTTTGGAGCCCCACCACCTCACCTATTACGCGCAGGATTTGGCTACCGTCTTCCACTCTTTTTACAAGAACTGCCGCGTGGTCACGGACGATGCCGCCCTGACCGGGGCGCGCCTCAAGCTGGTGAAAGCCGCCAAAATAGTGCTGGGACGCACCTTAAGGCTGATGGGCATGGACGCGCCGGACAGCATGTAA
- a CDS encoding gamma carbonic anhydrase family protein, producing the protein MIRSVNGKTPQIAVTAYVNEAAYVVGDVEIGEHASIWPGAVIRGDTGKVVIGNYAIVEDNCVIHSGIPGRGDTFIGEYANIGHGAVMHGKKIGNNVLVGMNAVILQDAEIGNFCLIGAGCVVNERMVVPDNSFVVGVPGKIKGKVPEKQMWWLDRVPQDYAALGEQYKAQGL; encoded by the coding sequence ATGATTAGAAGCGTTAACGGTAAAACGCCGCAAATAGCGGTCACGGCTTACGTGAACGAGGCGGCCTACGTGGTGGGGGACGTGGAGATAGGGGAACATGCCAGCATCTGGCCGGGGGCGGTGATAAGGGGCGATACGGGGAAAGTGGTTATCGGGAACTACGCGATAGTGGAGGACAACTGCGTCATTCACTCCGGCATACCGGGGCGGGGGGATACCTTTATCGGCGAATACGCTAATATCGGGCACGGCGCCGTGATGCACGGCAAAAAAATCGGCAACAACGTGCTGGTGGGCATGAACGCCGTTATCCTCCAGGACGCGGAAATCGGCAATTTCTGCCTTATCGGCGCCGGCTGCGTCGTCAATGAGCGCATGGTGGTCCCGGACAACTCTTTCGTGGTGGGGGTGCCGGGCAAGATAAAAGGCAAAGTGCCGGAAAAGCAGATGTGGTGGCTGGACCGGGTGCCCCAGGACTACGCGGCGCTGGGGGAGCAATACAAGGCGCAGGGGCTTTAA
- the trpS gene encoding tryptophan--tRNA ligase: MKKRVFSGIQPTGNIHIGNYLGATRRWAAEQDNYDNIFCIVDLHAITVPQDPVTLKAKTREVTGLLLAAGIDPRRSILFVQSHVHEHAELAWILNCFIPMGWMGRMTQYKEKSGKQKEQVSVGLFDYPALMAADILLYRTDVVPVGDDQKQHVELARDAAQRFNNIFGETFVLPEPRIGEVGARIMGLDDPTRKMSKSEEAPNHAIALLDTPDVIRRKIMRATTDSQTTVVFDAGRPGIYNLLTIYRTITGEKKEDIEARFQGKGYGDFKKALAEVVVECLRPLQARYQEFTADPAIIDGILTDGAAKARPLAAATLAEVKKRVGLG, translated from the coding sequence ATGAAAAAACGCGTCTTTTCCGGCATCCAGCCCACGGGCAATATCCACATCGGCAACTACCTGGGAGCCACCCGGCGCTGGGCGGCGGAGCAGGACAACTATGACAATATCTTCTGCATCGTGGACCTGCACGCCATCACCGTGCCGCAGGACCCCGTGACGCTGAAAGCCAAGACGCGGGAGGTCACCGGGCTGCTCCTGGCCGCCGGCATCGACCCCCGGCGCTCGATACTCTTCGTGCAGTCGCACGTACACGAGCACGCGGAGCTGGCGTGGATTCTGAACTGCTTTATCCCGATGGGCTGGATGGGGCGCATGACCCAGTATAAAGAAAAGTCCGGCAAGCAGAAGGAGCAGGTAAGCGTGGGGCTTTTCGACTACCCTGCCCTGATGGCCGCCGATATCCTCCTCTACCGCACGGACGTGGTGCCGGTGGGCGATGACCAGAAACAGCACGTGGAGCTGGCGCGGGACGCCGCCCAGCGCTTTAATAACATCTTCGGGGAAACGTTCGTGCTGCCGGAGCCGCGCATCGGGGAAGTGGGCGCGCGCATTATGGGCCTGGACGACCCCACCAGGAAAATGAGCAAGAGCGAGGAAGCCCCCAACCACGCCATCGCCCTGCTGGACACGCCGGACGTTATCCGCAGGAAAATCATGCGGGCCACTACCGATTCCCAGACCACCGTCGTCTTCGACGCGGGCCGGCCGGGCATCTATAACCTCTTAACAATTTACCGCACCATCACCGGGGAGAAGAAAGAGGATATCGAAGCGCGCTTCCAGGGCAAGGGCTACGGCGACTTCAAGAAAGCCCTGGCCGAGGTAGTGGTGGAGTGCCTGCGCCCGCTCCAGGCACGCTATCAGGAGTTTACCGCCGACCCCGCCATTATCGACGGCATCCTCACCGATGGCGCCGCTAAAGCCCGTCCCCTGGCCGCCGCCACGCTGGCGGAGGTGAAAAAGAGGGTGGGGCTGGGATAG